CAGCTCCCTTGCTGAAGCGAGGTTTGGACGAGGCAGCCCCTATGGCGGGCACTCGGGTAGAGGATTTCCAGGCACTGGACAGTGGGCTTGCTCCGCGACGTGACCAGAACCACATCAGCGGCAGACAGGCGGTGAAGAACAACGCCGAGCCACCGAAGATCAATAGGTAGCTACCACCGGTCAGTGACGGCACGATCGGCGCGAAGACCATCAGAATCGGTAGATTGACCAGCACGATCGCCAGATTGAAGAACGCCAGTTCCTTGGGTACCGAGGTCGAGAAATCGGCATCCATCATGCGCAGCAACAACAGCCCGGTACCGGTCGACCCGCAGCAGCAACCGAACGAGGTGACGACCCGCTCATATCCGAGCTTACCGCTCATGCGTCCGATCAGCACACAGCCAATCAACGAGGCAGCGGTCACCGCGACACTGACCAGCAACACCGGCAGCAGTAGCGCATAGAGCACGGCAAACTGGATACTCATCAGCGTGCCGACCACCATGAAGTCCACCGAACTACCGGTGATACGCTTGAGAGTCTCGTCATCGACACGATGACTGAAGCCGAGCCGGTCGATGACCATGCGCATCAACACGCAGACACCTAATCCATGCAGAAAGAACAGATTGTGGCTGAACAACACATTCATCTGAATGCCATAGGGTGAGGCATTGCCGATCACGCCCTGCATGAAGGTCAACCACAGGTGGGTGAGCACATAGGCGACCGCCAGAAGGCCGAGGTGATAAGCCAGTGAGTCCAGATTACCCGGATGAGACACCATCCTGCCCATGGTGGGTGATGTGACTTCTCCATCATTGTCTGCCGCGTAGAATCCCTGACGGAAACTGGCGTCGAGACGCGATGCCTGGTTGGCATTGAGCCCTTTTTTCAAATAACGGCGAGCCACAGGGATACCAACGACGAAGGCCATCAGGAAGCCAAGCGAGGCATAGATCAATCCCACCTGAGCCGCGTTGGCCACGCCATATTCATTCTCCCAGATACTGCCGTAGGTGAGCGCC
This Halomonas huangheensis DNA region includes the following protein-coding sequences:
- a CDS encoding sodium/glutamate symporter codes for the protein MHDSFQGVIAFALLALMLWLGSLLRNRIPLLRMSLVPASIVGGVLGFALLSFDVLPGYSPGDFTTLTFHFFTLSFMSLCLTGRAPKSDQLGGGSIVRGGLWMTLAWSISLGLQGVIGYLMITGYDAFTGSDISGWLGAIVTHGFTQGPGQALTYGSIWENEYGVANAAQVGLIYASLGFLMAFVVGIPVARRYLKKGLNANQASRLDASFRQGFYAADNDGEVTSPTMGRMVSHPGNLDSLAYHLGLLAVAYVLTHLWLTFMQGVIGNASPYGIQMNVLFSHNLFFLHGLGVCVLMRMVIDRLGFSHRVDDETLKRITGSSVDFMVVGTLMSIQFAVLYALLLPVLLVSVAVTAASLIGCVLIGRMSGKLGYERVVTSFGCCCGSTGTGLLLLRMMDADFSTSVPKELAFFNLAIVLVNLPILMVFAPIVPSLTGGSYLLIFGGSALFFTACLPLMWFWSRRGASPLSSAWKSSTRVPAIGAASSKPRFSKGAAS